In Fusarium pseudograminearum CS3096 chromosome 3, whole genome shotgun sequence, a genomic segment contains:
- the SIDA gene encoding SIDA, producing the protein MSPHSEISFSGSDAPVSNGTSNGINGHSNGTNGFSNGHMNGHGNGNDAPTAVRHGPRVHKERSRHLETASADSEFDLICAGFGPASLAVAVAMHDAIAEGRNLRPDGTAPKVLFLEKQPKFAWHAGMLLPGAKMQISFIKDMATLRNPRSEFTFLNYLHSQGRLVDFTNLGTFLPARTEYEDYLRWCSSWFDHVVNYNNEVLSISPESKEAGAVKSFTVQARNGKTGQIQSFRSRHVLVAAGGQPSLPKSLPAKHPRVLHSSQFANYAPQILAKQNAPYRVAVIGAGQSAAEIFNNVQNLYPNSKTYLIMRQEFLRPSDDSPFVNSIFNPEYIDNLWPRSVKARETLLTEARATNYGVVRLELIEHLFEKMYDQKREISDDETQWPHRILSGREIASVDTKGDVLEIKVQRVNDGPLDGFVDQETFDVDLIIAATGYKRSAHIDMLKDAWTMLPKTVSGRNESPKGANGWNVETQDGERKLAVARDYRVKFSPGTVADDSGVWLQGCCEGTHGLSDTLLSVLSTRSGEIVQSIFKQ; encoded by the exons ATGAGTCCCCACAGCGAGATTTCTTTCTCTGGTTCAGATGCTCCCGTCTCCAACGGTACCAGCAACGGTATCAACGGACATTCTAACGGCACAAACGGTTTCAGCAACGGTCACATGAATGGCcacggcaacggcaacgatGCTCCCACAGCCGTCCGCCATGGACCTCGCGTTCACAAGGAGAGATCGCGCCATCTCGAGACAGCTTCCGCAGACTCAGAATTCGATCTCATCTGTGCCGGTTTCGGTCCTGCTTCCCTGGCTGTGGCCGTTGCTATGCAcgatgccattgctgaaGGCCGAAATCTCCGCCCTGACGGCACAGCACCCAAGGTTCTTTTCCTCGAGAAACAGCCCAAGTTTGCATGGCACGCCGGCATGCTGCTCCCTGGTGCCAAGATGCaaatctccttcatcaaggaTATGGCTACTCTCCGCAACCCACGATCTGAGTTCACTTTCCTCAACTACCTCCACAGCCAGGGTCGTCTAGTTGACTTTACCAACCTAGGCACTTTCTTGCCTGCCCGTACTGAGTACGAGGACTACCTCCGCTGGTGCTCTTCTTGGTTCGACCACGTCgtcaactacaacaacgaAGTCCTTTCCATCTCCCCTGAGAGCAAGGAGGCCGGTGCTGTCAAGTCTTTTACTGTCCAGGCCCGCAATGGCAAGACTGGCCAGATTCAGTCTTTCCGCAGCCGacatgttcttgttgccgcTGGTGGCCAGCCCTCTCTCCCCAAGAGCCTTCCCGCAAAGCACCCTCGTGTTCTGCACTCTTCCCAATTCGCCAACTACGCCCCTCAAATCCTTGCCAAGCAGAACGCTCCCTACCGAGTTGCTGTTATCGGTGCTGGTCAAAGTGCCGCCGAGATCTTCAACAATGTCCAGAACCTGTACCCCAACTCCAAGACCTACCTCATCATGCGCCAGGAGTTCCTCCGTCCTAGTGATGACTCACCTTT TGTGAACTCTATCTTCAACCCTGAGTACATTGACAACCTGTGGCCACGATCTGTAAAGGCTCGCGAGACTCTGCTGACCGAGGCTCGTGCGACCAACTACGGTGTCGTCCGCCTGGAGCTCATTGAGCacttgtttgagaagatgtACGACCAGAAGCGTGAAATTAGCGACGATGAGACCCAATGGCCCCACCGAATCCTCTCAGGACGCGAGATTGCCAGTGTCGACACCAAGGGCGATGTTCTCGAGATCAAGGTTCAGCGCGTGAATGACGGCCCCCTTGACGGCTTCGTCGATCAGGAGACCTTTGACGTTGACTTGATCATCGCTGCTACTGGTTACAAGCGAAGCGCCCACATCGACATGCTCAAGGATGCCTGGACGATGCTCCCCAAGACTGTGTCGGGACGCAACGAGTCCCCCAAGGGAGCCAACGGCTGGAACGTTGAGACACAAGATGGAGAGCGCAAGCTAGCTGTCGCAAGAGATTACCGAGTCAAGTTCTCACCTGGCACGGTTGCCGATGACTCTGGCGTCTGGTTGCAAGGCTGCTGTGAGGGTACCCACGGA TTGAGCGACACACTTCTTTCTGTTCTGAGCACACGTTCAGGCGAGATCGTTCAGTCTATTTTCAAGCAATAA